In one Heteronotia binoei isolate CCM8104 ecotype False Entrance Well chromosome 1, APGP_CSIRO_Hbin_v1, whole genome shotgun sequence genomic region, the following are encoded:
- the OST4 gene encoding dolichyl-diphosphooligosaccharide--protein glycosyltransferase subunit 4 isoform X1, whose amino-acid sequence MGGSRLRQPKSTAGRDSHGGALLLHERGRSLDRLTLTPFSPRPARMVTDVQLAIFANMLGVSLFLLVVLYHYVAVNNPKKQE is encoded by the coding sequence atgggggggagccgCCTAAGGCAACCCAAGTCCACGGCCGGCAGGGATTCCCATGGTGGCGCTTTGCTGCTGCATGAAAGGGGAAGATCGCTGGATCGGCTAACATTAACACCCTTCTCTCCCCGCCCCGCAAGGATGGTGACCGACGTGCAACTGGCGATTTTCGCCAACATGCTGGGCGTGTCGCTCTTCCTGCTCGTTGTCCTCTATCACTACGTAGCCGTCAACAACCCCAAGAAGCAAGAGTGA
- the OST4 gene encoding dolichyl-diphosphooligosaccharide--protein glycosyltransferase subunit 4 isoform X2, translating to MVTDVQLAIFANMLGVSLFLLVVLYHYVAVNNPKKQE from the coding sequence ATGGTGACCGACGTGCAACTGGCGATTTTCGCCAACATGCTGGGCGTGTCGCTCTTCCTGCTCGTTGTCCTCTATCACTACGTAGCCGTCAACAACCCCAAGAAGCAAGAGTGA
- the AGBL5 gene encoding cytosolic carboxypeptidase-like protein 5 isoform X5, producing MVDTQFVLSFVHRFLDCRGATTYFAFCYPFSYTECQEMLAQLDAHFAECKHLSPISVQRCSAISRRAGTDPKKAAGKPRPTAHRARKCPRGRHAKGRKEEAPPRDMPSLDTIYYHRELLCYSLDKLRVDLLTITSFHGMLEEREARLEKLFPDVNTPRPHCFMGKRVFFLSSRVHPGETPSSFVFNGFLEFILREQDPRAQMLRRMYVFKLIPMLNPDGVMRGHYRTDSRGVNLNRQYLDPDAELHPAVYGAKAVMLYHHVHSRIQPDSPDWQPHVSPLSTKVTNQHSVCNCLPAEEAPLSKLEKANNLRNRLRDACVPLSQDPQPSEAPGSKDQDAWILSEDPTSDYCEDEAESPPPIPEAIPPQESGLAYYVDLHGHASKRGCFMYGNNFADEAYQVENMLFPKLISLNSAHFDFAGCNFSEKNMYAKDKRDGQSKEGSGRVAIYKASGIIHSYTLECNYNTGRSVNTVPAACHDNGRATPPPLPTFPSKYTAELFEQVGRALAIAVLDMAECNPWPRIILSEHSCLSNLRAWMLKHVRGMRGIAGYSRRKGNKTPPKGGNVLSASCSENSLCRTRSFSNGTSGSNSSQQTSPQVKTSPSFTFSCSRSPAPMGMGQNPPKGVTRVLALVREPRVQEKQRHQHQTLLRAAVSSIQVPPPLPPSGWTVSHLQLPPSLGPCPLSATLGGSGSGHHGLLVGNKANTLAAACHGLQKAEHSQEKLQAPPPCSLALLQNLSRRLHSEKLREPSSLEILVPRPSRIPIRRKTQGQHVLRLQTCSNDSSLKVWKYTSSQVPAQNSLPEFSLEVPELTVTKQREEPLFLCNTPKVLLDEVRGRGSSAKEAAAASLICSRCPPLEHLSHRQRKKKRTP from the exons TGTCCAGCGTTGTAGCGCAATTAGTCGGAGGGCAGGCACAGACCCTAAAAAGGCTGCGGGAAAGCCACGCCCCACCGCCCACAGAGCGAGAAAGTGCCCTAGAGGAAGACACGCaaaggggagaaaggaggaggccCCACCCAGGGATATGCC CTCGCTAGATACCATCTATTACCATCGGGAGCTGCTCTGCTATTCCCTGGACAAGCTCCGTGTGGACCTGTTAACCATCACATCATTCCATGGCATGCTGGAGGAGCGGGAGGCCCGGCTGGAAAAGCTGTTCCCTGATGTGAACACACCTCGACCGCACTGCTTCATGGGAAAGAGA gTGTTCTTTCTCAGCAGCAGGGTGCACCCTGGCGAGACACCTTCCAGCTTCGTCTTCAACGGCTTCTTGGAGTTCATCTTGCGGGAGCAAGATCCTCGAGCCCAGATGCTGCGTCGCATGTACGTTTTTAAGCTCATCCCTATGCTGAACCCGGATGGAGTGATGCGGGGCCACTACCG GACAGACTCCCGTGGAGTGAACCTCAACCGCCAGTATTTGGACCCTGATGCAGAGCTTCACCCTGCTGTATATGGGGCCAAGGCTGTCATGCTGTACCACCATGTCCACAGCCGCATTCAGCCTGATTCCCCTGACTGGCAGCCCCACGTTTCCCCCCTCAGCACAAAGGTGACGAATCAGCACTCTGTGTGCAATTGCCTACCAGCTGAGGAGGCCCCCCTTTCCAAGCTGGAGAAAGCCAACAACCTCCGCAACCGTCTCCGAGATGCCTGCGTCCCCCTGTCTCAGGACCCCCAGCCTTCGGAGGCACCAGGGAGCAAGGACCAAGATGCCTGGATCCTCTCCGAAGACCCAACCTCTGACTACTGTGAGGATGAAGCGGAAAGCCCGCCACCCATCCCTGAAGCTATCCCGCCCCAGGAGAGCGGACTAGCCTACTATGTTGATCTCCATGGGCATGCCTCCAAGCGTGGCTGCTTCATGTATGGGAACAACTTTGCTGATGAGGCCTACCAG GTTGAGAACATGCTGTTCCCTAAACTCATCTCCTTGAACTCAGCTCACTTTGACTTTGCGGGCTGCAACTTCTCAGAAAAGAACATGTATGCCAAAGACAAGCGGGATGGACAATCTAAGGAGGGCAGTGGGCGGGTGGCCATCTACAAGGCTTCGGGCATCATTCACAG CTACACGCTGGAGTGCAACTACAACACAGGACGATCAGTGAATACTGTTCCGGCAGCCTGTCACGATAATGGGCGGGCAACCCCTCCGCCTCTCCCGACATTCCCCTCTAAATACACCGCAGAGCTGTTTGAGCAG GTTGGAAGGGCGCTGGCAATCGCAGTGCTGGACATGGCAGAATGCAACCCCTGGCCGCGAATTATCCTGTCTGAACACAGCTGCCTTAGCAACCTGCGAGCCTGGATGTTGAAGCATGTGCGCGGCATGCGGGGCATTGCAGGCTACAGCCGGAGGAAGGGCAACAAAACCCCACCTAAGGGGGGCAA tgtgctttctgcttcctgttcTGAGAAttctctgtgccgaacccggagttTCAGCAATGGCACCAGCGGGAGCAACAGCagccagcagacatctccccagGTCAAGACCTCTCCTAGCTTCACCTTCAGCTGCTCCCGGTCTCCTGCCCCTATGGGCATGGGCCAGAACCCTCCGAAAGGGGTCACAAGGGTGCTGGCGCTTGTACGAG AGCCTCGAGTCCAGGAGAAGCAGCGCCACCAGCATCAGACCTTGCTGCGAGCTGCAGTGAGCAGCATCCAGGTgcctccacctctccctccctcgggCTGGACAGTCTCCCACCTCCAGCTGCCTCCTAGTCTTGGCCCTTGCCCCCTCTCAGCCACTCTCGGCGGGTCAG GGTCTGGTCACCATGGACTACTTGTGGGCAATAAGGCAAATACCTTAGCAGCTGCCTGCCATGGACTGCAAAAAGCAGAGCATTCCCAAGAGAAGCTACAGGCCCCTCCACCTTGCAGCCTGGCGCTGCTCCAG aatCTCTCAAGGCGACTGCACAGTGAGAAGCTACGAGAGCCATCCAG CCTGGAGATACTGGTCCCTCGACCCAGCCGGATCCCCATCCGCAGGAAAACCCAAGGCCAGCATGTACTCAGGCTTCAGACCTGCAGCAACGACTCCTCTCTCAAAGTGTGGAAATATACGTCCTCACAGGTGCCAGCACAGAATTCCCTGCCAG AGTTCTCGCTGGAAGTGCCAGAGCTGACTGTAACGAAGCAGAGGGAAGAGCCACTTTTTCTGTGCAACACTCCTAAGGTTTTGTTGGACGAGGTACGGGGAAGGGGGAGCTCCGCTAAGGAAGCTGCTGCAGCATCCCTCATCTGCAGCCGCTGCCCTCCACTCGAGCACCTGTCCCATAGGCAGCGGAAGAAGAAGCGCACTCCATGA